From Triticum urartu cultivar G1812 chromosome 2, Tu2.1, whole genome shotgun sequence, a single genomic window includes:
- the LOC125534524 gene encoding NDR1/HIN1-like protein 6: protein MASYHRVHPVIVDGAPPAVPEQNKYKLPPPPSGAYGDRLPITAPAPGAAAPLRAPRRKRHNRCCRCVCCTLLVLIVLVVALGATAGILYAVFRPKIPTFRVERLTATRFDVNTTSMTVSDAFEVQVITDNPNRRIGVYYDGGWVAASFNGTELCRGAFPALYQGHRSTVRPLITLQGETRLDSAVAAQLAQQRQAGFVPLTVTARVPIRIKFGALKLWTMTGKARCSLVVDSLEAGTRLRIRSNSCTFKLKPN from the coding sequence ATGGCAAGCTACCACCGGGTCCACCCGGTGATCGTCGACGGGGCGCCGCCCGCGGTGCCGGAGCAAAACAAGTATAAGCTGCCACCGCCACCCAGCGGCGCCTATGGCGACCGGCTGCCAATCACCGCCCCTGCGCCCGGCGCGGCGGCCCCGCTGCGCGCGCCGCGGCGGAAGCGGCACAACCGGTGCTGCCGGTGCGTGTGCTGCACGCTGCTGGTGCTGATCGTGCTCGTGGTCGCGCTCGGCGCCACGGCGGGGATCCTCTACGCCGTGTTCCGCCCCAAGATCCCCACGTTCCGCGTGGAGCGGCTGACGGCCACCCGGTTCGACGTGAACACCACCTCCATGACGGTGAGCGACGCGTTCGAGGTGCAGGTGATAACGGACAACCCCAACCGGCGCATCGGGGTGTACTACGACGGCGGCTGGGTCGCCGCCTCCTTCAACGGTACCGAGCTGTGCCGCGGCGCCTTCCCGGCGCTCTACCAGGGCCACCGCAGCACGGTGCGGCCGCTCATCACGCTCCAGGGGGAGACCAGGCTCGACAGCGCCGTGGCCGCGCAGCTGGCGCAGCAGCGGCAGGCCGGGTTCGTGCCGCTCACGGTCACCGCGCGCGTGCCCATCCGGATCAAGTTTGGCGCACTCAAGCTGTGGACGATGACGGGGAAGGCGCGGTGTAGCCTGGTGGTGGACAGCCTCGAGGCCGGCACGCGGCTCCGCATCCGATCCAACAGCTGCACCTTCAAGCTCAAGCCTAATTAG